From the Penaeus vannamei isolate JL-2024 chromosome 37, ASM4276789v1, whole genome shotgun sequence genome, the window aaaatgataaggagagacagaaacaaggaaaaggagatacgatgagagagaaaaaatggtactgagagaaaaaaaggaagataatgagagagaattgaaggaggaagaaacagggagagagaaagagtgaaggagatgaCAAAGAGTGATGAGGGATAGAGGAGctagaaagaggaacaggaagagaaagagagagaaagggggtaaatggagaaattgagagagaggtgggcacggagaaagagagagagaatgtaggggagagagacagagaaagacagatagacagatagtgagagagaggatgacagacagacagacaaaatataaggagaaaggaaaatagtgaAGGCAAGGTGTATAAAGATAGTAAAAACTAAAggtaactgaaagagagagaaaaaaatgtaaacagatGTAAATCAACTTTAAAGTTCCTGCACCATAAaacagaaggaataaaaagataacagtaattcaaaattactatcaaaattatagtaatatcaataatgataataataatgataatgataataataataataataataataataataataataataataattattattattattattattataataataatgataatgataatgataacaataataataatgatgatgatgatgatgatgatgatgatgatgatgataataaatataataataataataaagataataataataatgggaataataatgataataataataatgatgatgataatgataataacaataataataataataataataatgataatagtaatgataattataataataatgataataacaacaagaataatgacgatgaaaataatgataataataacaacaacaacaataataataataatgataataataataataatagtgttaataataataataatatttggcattcgcataacaataatacatttcACTGACACAAAATATGGGGAAAGTTGGATCATTCTAATAATTTCAATAGCAACGTTTTAACCATTTAACACTTAAGCTTACTCCTGACATGTACTCTAGTGACAGTGATGGCATATATCGAGGCGTTGATTGACAGCTTGACACATTGACGGAAGGATACCATAGATCAGATACACTATCACCCGTTTCATTGTAGTTCATTGCAGTATGTTGACTTTACGTTAAATTTTCTTAAAAGGTTTTTGACTAATTTACTTTCCTTTgtgtatttgtatcattattactattattattatcattattattattatcattattattattattattattattattattattattatcattattattactattgttattattagtattatcattattattattttattattattattattattattattattattattattattattactgttatcatcatcactacaatgCTTTTGGTATATGTTTTGTTTACGTAGATATGAATGCAagaaataaatatttagatagatggatagattaatagacaaataTTCATAGCTTAAGTGTTCATGaatgttggtatgtgtgtatatgagtgtgtctgtttgcgcatgtgggtgtgtgagtgtgtacatgaatatttgtatgttctttctttgtgtatgtgcataagtctgagtgtgagtgtgcgttcgtgtgtgtgtgtgtgtgtgtgtgtgtgtgtgtgtgtgtgtgtgtgtgtgtgtgtgtgtgtgtgtgtgtgtgtgtgtgtgtgtgtgtgtgtgtgtgtgtgtgcacgtgtgtgtgtatgtgtgtgtgtgtgtgtgtgtgtgtgtgtgtgtgtgtgtgtgtgtgtgtgtgtgtgtgtgtgcgcgcgggcgcgcgttcgtgtatgtgtgtgtgtatgtgcataagtctgagtgtgtgagtatgtgtgtgtgtaaatttgtatgtatctgtgtgtgtgagtgtgtgtctgttcgtgtgtgtgtgtgtgtgtacgtgtgaatgtgtgtatgtgtgtgtgttcgcttgcgtgtgtatgtttgtctacgCGCAAGTATAGTTTTAGACCCCGAGACTAGGAAATGCAAATTACACTGACAGAGAATCCGAATCTCtgcaaggaaataaaaaaaaatggatcttcAAATCAAGCTTTCCCTTTTGGCGCTCTCTATAGGGTTTTCGCCATCAAGGGACTTCTTTTCTCCTGATTTTTGCGCGTTCTGTTTCAAAGAGAAATTTCTGCACACCGTATTTTGGTGCATTCTTGCCATATATTGGtcctttctccacccttcccctctccctctcttgctctctaggttcttactctctgtctctctctgtctctgtctctgtctctgtctctgtctctgtctctgtctctctctctctctctcgctctctctctctctctttgtctgtctctctctttctctttctctttatctctctctctctctctctctctctctctctcgctttcgctctctctctgtttatctgtccctctctatctatctatctagctatctatctatgtctctatctttatctctctctctatctctctatctatctgtctatctatctctatctatctatctatctatctatttccatctatctatttctatctatctatttctatctatctacctatctatctctatctatatatctatctctgtctatctatatctgtctatctctgtctctatatctatatctcttcttctctttttgttgaaAAACGTGGACAATAGATAGAAATGTAGCTAGATATAcagattgactgacagacaggcacagataTTTATGTGGGTCGATACTGACAGAGAACATAAACCcacttatatacacattcaaatagGACTTTATATATGTTAACCAAACAGTCTTTCAGATATCAAATTTCGTGTTGAAACATTCTATCCAAAAATCCTTGTTTCTGAAAACCTTCGGATTGGATGTTGTCAATGCTAATATTAcaggtctgtttttttgtttagtttcttttgttttctttttttcttttttctttctctttttttttttctcttcgttcgaTAGGGAATCGTACatcaaagtgttttttttttctttcctttttacgttttcttttttttctacttttcgtgaatggtcatttggatttaatGGATAATTCTAATTGTGTCGTTTCATTCTGAtctatgttttgttttcatttttttcttttcttttttcttttttttaagtttatattTTCAATCCCAGATATATAGTGATATCTATGACTTTTAATAtcatagtatcatatatatatatatatatatatatatatatatatatatatatatatatatatatatatatatatatatatatatatatatatatatatatatatatatatatatatatatatatatatatatatatatacatacatacatatatatacatatgcatacgtacatatatatacatatgcatacatacatatgtacacacacacacacacacacacacacacacacacacacacacacatatatatatatgtatataaatatatatatatatatatatatatatatatatatatatatatatatatacatgtatatacatatatatatatattttttttttctgaaccgTCTGTTTCTTTCCATCACCATGAAGTAATTAGTGTTAAAacaatctttagaaaaaaaaacatgatttgcATTGCATTTTCAGAAGAAAATTTTGCAGCATTACAAACTTATCTTAATCGATTGGAAATGGTATGCGCGTCcaacatatttcttcttcttcttcttcttcttcttcttcttctttctttctttctttccttctttttgaatTGGTGATTGATGTCCAATACGTGTTATACTAATACACTGAAGAAAATATACGTTTCTTGCACATTGAATATGAATGTGGGAGGAAAATGATTTTGCAAACGTCGACGCTAAGAGGAGTAAAAATAAAAGTGTATGTAACGGAAATTAAGTTAAAAGCAGAACAGAATAAAAGGAACAATAtagaacaaaaaaggagagaaaaaaacacaaaaaataacaaacaatctCAGAATGAAGccggaaaaataaagaatagagaaggtaggaaaagataaaagaacttGAAGGagaattacaacaacaaaaaggaccATAAAACCGcagatgaagaataagaggaaagggaggaagaagaagaagaagaagaacaggaaaaagaggaagaagaagagaaagaagaaaagtagtaataataataagtataaaaagcagtaaaaagagaaagaagaacagaaataccgataataaaaataagaataataataaaaaagaagaagagaaagtagaagaagaacagaaataacaataataagaacaagaacaatcaGAAAAAGCAGCAAGGAAAGAAaacgcagaaaaagaagaagaaagagaagataaagtgaAACAAATTCCTGGATCTGTTATCAGCTCGGCGCGTCCCCGAAATCCCCGAGAACATTACCGGGCGGCGGGCAGAGAATAGGTCAGATTGGGTCGTCGATAAAACGCCAGGGGAAACCAAGTGACGTCATCAGCCAAGGATATGCAACGGGGGCCGGGGTgggctgggggtgaggggaggggggggtgaggggggaggtattGGATTGGATCACACCCAAAcacatctacccccaccccaccccccgtcatTTCCCCCGGATATGCCGTAAGGaccttaaaagagagaaaaaaaaaattcctcccccccccattgacGTGTGAGATTCTTACCTACACCcctccaaaataaataaataaataaacaaatagatagataaaactcaGGAAACTTAAAAATACCCACGAGACCCCAAATATTTCCCTCAATGACAATTATAAAGTCCATAAGACCCCCCTAAAAATAATTCCAAAGACCCTATAAAAATCAGAAGACCAAGACCCCAAGACTTACAATGACCCCAACGATCCCTAGAAGACCCCGTAAGACCCCCAAAGACCTCCCAAAAAGACCCCAAAAAAAGACTCCTCAAAAAAGACCTCCCAAAAAAGATCTCCCAAAAAGACCCCCCAAAAagactcctcaaaaaaaaaaaaaccaaaaaagacCCCCAAAAAGACCCCCCAAAAAGACCCCAAAAAGACCCCCCAAAAAGACCCCCCCAAAAACACCCCCCAAAAAGACCTCCCAAAAAGTTCCCTAAAAAAAGACCCCCAAAGAAACCCCAAAAGATTTCCCAAagacaccccctaaaaaaaaacaaaagaccccctcccataaataaagaaaataaaagaaatgatatggAACTCGAAGACAACAGTGCAACCGAGACTGAATTTGCATGTCGCGATAATGTTGGGCTGCGATGaggttcgtctgtgtgtgtgtgtgtgtgtgtgtgtgtgtgtgttttgatgtgtgtgtgtgtgtgagagagagagagagagataagtgtaaGTAGATTGGAGTAGATAGAAAggttacatgtacatatctaggtgaagagaggtaaatagatgtatgtatgatgGTGGATAGAAAATTAAACAaatgtagataaagagatagacatgcggaactatacacacacacacacacacacatatatacatatatatatatatatatatatatatatatatatatatatatatatatacatatatatatatatgatattgtttACAAGTACCTAATATAGGAATTGGCTACTGACTATGAAAGCATCTTGGCATATGcactattatacatacacatttttcatCTCAGTGTTCAATGTATGACCAGATTtcagtcttgtgtgtgtgtgtgtgtcattagcattatcatttactTCTCTCTTCATTCCACATTCTTCATAATCACGCGAgtgcacaaaaacacacccacacttgAGGCGAGAGTGGAAGGTCTCGCCAAGGTCGGAGGGAGACACGAAGCAAAGGGaacttcccattcctcttctccacTACCAATAAACCGTAAGAGGATCCGGTTATTGCGCAAGTTATTTGATCCGGTTTCCTTCGTCCGGACGCTGCCTCGCGGTCCGGCTTTGCAGAAGGTCCAAAATTATACCTCTCGGCCTAGGAATTACCTCCCCAGCGCTTCTGTCGGCCGGAGTGCGGTCTGGGTGGCGAGGAGGGCTGACATCCTTGgctgagaggggggatggggtgggggtgggggttgggggtggggtgggtgtagtggtcggagtgggggtggggggggggggtgggggggggtggggggtggggtgggcgggggggttggggtggggttgggggtagggggatgggggtgggggtaggggattgggggtgggggtgaggttggggttgggggtgggggtagggggatggggggttcaCGGGGGGTTTCCTTTCACTCCAGATGCTCTGCTGTTttgcataattatcatattcgttatggCGGGATAACGGAGGGAGATCGTTTAGTACATCTTACGAAACAGAGATGGCGCTGGGGTTGGTGGCCGTGTCCCGAAAACGTGAGAATTCGACGAGACACTTTGGCGACGGATTCAAGGACATCGCTCAGAATGACACGAATCTTCGTAATAACAAGATTTCGTAGAGAGAACACCATCAactgaacgaacacacacacgagcggGAGAAATTGAAGTAGAGATCTCAGTGAGGAAGATAagtgaggaagacaaggagaagacaAAGTCCGTGAGAAAATAGAGTTCCTTGGGTCCTTTTATTTGTATCTTGGCAACTAGGGACTTACTTTGATTTTATTTGCATATCATTATCGCTGCCAGAGCTTTTGTTGTATGACGTATCTCTTGCTGCTCTCTGCTGTCGAGTTTCTCATTGTCCTTGTTGTTAATCAGctgatgttgcttttgttgttaacattattttttatttgttcgttttttttatttttgtctttgtattccaatgcttttcttccattttcgtgttcctattctttcttcttattcttattctcatattttgtatcattcatattgttattataattactatcattgttactgtgatcactatcatcatcatcaccattatcattattattattgtcaatatttttattgttattattgttaccattatttttattattagtgttattatcattgttatcactattagtgttaatactattatccttatcattactatcattatcatcattattataaacattgttatttttatttatcataattatcatcattattatcattatttgttgtttttattatttctattattattatctttatttttgttatgatcattattattatcattatcattattattattattattattattattattattattattattattattattattattattattattattattattattattattattattattattattattattattattattattattattattattattattattattattattattattattattattattattattgttgttgctattattattattattattattattattattattattattattattattattattattattattattattattattattattattattattatcattattattattattattattattattattgttattattattattattattatcagtagtagtagtagtagtagtagtagtagtaattattattactattattataattattgttattaatattttctactactactactaccgctagtatggttgctattattgttattattatcattattgttgttgttgttgttgttgttattattatcattattgttaccattatagtcatttctattgttatcctatttctttactatcatcataatcattattatcattatcattattattatcattattattattatcattatcattattctgattaccatcatcatcgcattatagttattatcattatttttgttatcttcaacatcatcatcatcttcatcttcatcatcatcattattaccattgttattctcattattattattatcattgttatttttttattttttcttttattattatttccttttcgcTGTTGTTATCAATGctgtcattgtcactattatcatcatcattattgttattgtttttttcatcatttttgtttctattatcattctaattatcattattatttttattattgttattgttatcattatatcatcattatcattatgatcttcattattttcatcattattattgtttgcattAAGATCatgattattcccattatcattaccatttctgtcattaccattattgctatcattattattactgttgctgttgtcattgtaTTGTCATCTTCACGATAAAGATCACTATAACTATGATATCATATGTATAGTagatttcattattatgattatcattatcattgttataattatttcattttcatgatcattatcaacgcatcatcatcaataccattattattgttactcttattatcaccattatcattattataattatcatcatattcattatcaagaAATCACccctattgtaattatcatcatattcatattcattattaaaactgtcactattataattatcatcatattcatatccattattaaaactatcactgttataattatcattattatcattatttttctcagtaccatcatcattatcatcctttccaCCTTTCTTACAATTGTTATTCCATTTCTTACTATCACGGCGGCCGCAAACACACCCTCCCCATCAAACTCGCGTTCGTGTAAGAAAGCCAACAAAATCCGAAGCCAACGCGAACGGCTCTGGATTCGCCCGGATCACGGAAGTTTGCGCGGGAGAACTTTCCCCAAGTCTCCAAAAGTTGAACGTGTTATGTAATACTCATTAACTCCAAGACATACATAAAGTCCCGCCTAAAACCCCGCCAAAATAAGATTAATGGCCTTCTAATCTTACTCGAAGTTTCAATGCTTTCGTGTGTTGATAACAAAGTCGAGGCTTTATTTGAATAATGGTCGGGGAGCTGTTTCTGTTAAAGGATTTTCAAATGTctaaagatggataaatagatagatagagaggtagatagatagataggtaggtaggtaggtaggtaggtagttagacagatagctagataaatagatagatagacagagaaagaaaagagagagagagagagagagagagactgagataacgagagagagagagagacgttgagatagataacgaatgaaagaaagagagagagagagagagatagcgagagagagagagagagagagaaagagatataaacgcACATAAATCAACCTTCCCGAACAGACGTGGCATAATTTTTAAAGCAACACGAGTTCAAGACGACGATGCGATTCGATCCTCTCTGTGACGTCACGAATGAGATCTGATACTGAGACTACGCGGCCCGGAGTCCAATGCATCTATAATTCTATCGTagccgtgtgtatatgtatagatagatagatagattgatggatagatagatggatagatagatagatagatagagagagagagagagggggagagagagagagagagagagacggatagatatagatagatagatagatagattgatagatagatagataggtagatagatatagagagatagatatagatagatagatagatagatatagagagatagatatagatagatagatagatagatcgattgatatattggtagatagatggatagatagatagatatatagatggacagatagatgtatagatagatagatagatagatagatagatagatggatagatagatagatagatagatggatagatagatggatagatagatgatagatagatagatagatagatggatagatgtagatagatagatagattgatagatagatagatagatagatagatagatatagatagatagatggatagatggattgatggatatatagatagatatatagatggatagatagatagattgatagatagatagatagatagatagatagataggtagatagatatatagatggatagatagatagatggatagatagattgatagacagatggatagatagatagatagataggtaggcaggtaggtagatagataaatagatatagatagatagatagagatagatagatagatagatagatgtattgatagattgatagatagatagatagatagacagatagatagattgatagatagattgatagattgatagatagatagatgatagattgatggatagatagatagatatatagatagatagacagataaatagatagatagactgatagatagatagatagatagatggatggatggttagatagatagatagatagatagatagatagatagatagatagatagatagatggattgatagatggatagataggtagatagatacatagatagatagatatagatagacagatagatggatttagatagatagatatagatagatagatagatagataggtaggtaggtaggtagatagatagatatagatagatagatagatagatagatagatagatagatagatagagatagatagatagatagatagatagatagatagatatagatagatagatagatagatagatagatagatagatagatagatagatagatagatagatagatagatagatagatagatagatagatagatagatatagatagatagatagatagattgagagagagagagatagatagatagatagatagattgagagagagagagatgtgtgtgtgtgtgtttaaattcaTGTTTACAGCTATGTAGgtacgtttgcatatatatgactatgtatgcctgcatgcatgtatatgtatatatgtatatatgtacgtatatatatacatacatatatatgtacgcgcgcgtgtgtgtgtgtttgtaaaatgcATGTTTATAGCTATGTAGgtacgtttgtatatacataagtatgtctttgactttgactttgacacgtttattgaggcaAAAGTAAGATttcatctcaaaaggatgaggtattTCCCTCTTCAATCTTAATGCAAAGAGAATTACCAccttgaaataaaagaaaaaaaagatccgaacacattccccctttctcttgacATTTCCCAGATCTCCAAGCCGAACGGGAGACGGAAAAacgccatcaaaaaaaaaaaaaaaaaaaaaaaaaaaaatctggaaacaaaaaaaaaatctggaacgAGGTACAAAATGAAATCGACAGAGACGGAGATCCTGAAATCCAACGAAATCTGGGATTGTCAAGGGATGCGTTTACCTTCCATCTCGAGGTCTGGGGTCGCCAAGAAGACTGGCCGCCCATCAAACGTTATGGCGGGGATTTCCTCTCGCCCTTGTGGCCAAGGCAGCgacgctcactctcctccctctctcctcacgtcctctctcctcccgctctctctccccccgccctctctcctcacgTCCTCTCTCCTcacgtcctctctcctccctccctctctcctcacgccctctcttctcccgccttctcttctccctcggtctctctttcctccctctctcctccctccctctctcctcacgctCTCGGCCTatacccactctctctcgctcctctctttctctcgcttatttgtttgtcttgggctcttcctctgtttgtccagataccgctctctctctctctctctgtttgtctgtctctgtctgtctgtctgtctgtctgtctgtttctgtctctgtctctctctgtctctctgtctgtctgtctgtctctctctctctctctctctctctctctctctctctctctctctctctctctctctctctctctctctctctctctctctctctctctctctctctctctgtttctctgtttctctgtctctttctgtctctgtttctctgtctctttctctctgtctccctttctctctctctctgtctctgtctctctctctctctctctctctctctctctctctctctctctctctctctcacacacacacacacacacacacacacactctctctctctctctctctctctctctctctctgtctatctatctatctttctctctcgctctctctctctctctctctctctctctctctttcataaacacatcctcctcctctttctttgccGCTCGACTCTTCATTGTATGTTAGTGTGTACATACATTGTGAACTGTATGGTGCCGTGGTAGCGTTGTTGTCTAGCAATCTTCCTGACCTGCGTTCGAatcccgcgcactgccagtggatggtcaccccggccattcctcgcacacagggggtagtttagaagcacaataaacagacaagctacAATTTGATATGTAACAGGAGCCTGTTACAGCGTACcctaatctattattattattattattattatcattattattattattattattattattattattattattattattattattattattattattatttttattattattattattatcattattattattatttttttattattattatcattatcattattattattattattattattattattattgttacataaatatatacatatatgaatatatatgtgtatgtatatatatatatatatatatatatatatatatatatatatatatatatacatttacacatctatattcatatatgtatatatgcatatatatatatatatatatatatatatatatatatatatatatatatatatatat encodes:
- the LOC138859660 gene encoding uncharacterized protein, with protein sequence MPPYKNQKTKTPRLTMTPTIPRRPRKTPKDLPKRPQKKTPQKRPPKKDLPKRPPKKTPQKKKNQKRPPKRPPKKTPKRPPKKTPPKTPPKKTSQKVP